A part of Methanobrevibacter millerae genomic DNA contains:
- a CDS encoding methyltransferase family protein, which translates to MDAKLFSQALTKFLFGLIIIALLLFIPAGTLNYPNAWLFLALLFIPMFVAGIVMYIKSPELLERRLNAKEEENEQKTVLLASAVMFALAFIIAGLNFRFGWFKLSSIVVVIASVIFLVSYAMYAEVLRENMYLSRTVEVSENQNVVDSGLYGVVRHPMYTSTIFLFLSMPLVLDSFFSFIIMLIYPIIIIFRIKNEEKLLERELDGYSEYKKKVRYRIIPFIF; encoded by the coding sequence ATGGATGCAAAGCTCTTTTCTCAGGCATTAACGAAATTTCTTTTCGGATTGATAATAATTGCTTTGCTGCTCTTTATTCCTGCAGGGACTTTAAATTATCCTAATGCGTGGCTATTTTTAGCGTTATTGTTTATTCCCATGTTTGTTGCGGGAATTGTAATGTATATAAAATCCCCGGAATTATTGGAAAGAAGGCTGAACGCCAAGGAAGAGGAAAATGAACAGAAAACTGTACTTTTGGCAAGTGCAGTAATGTTTGCATTGGCTTTCATCATCGCTGGGCTGAATTTCAGATTTGGATGGTTTAAGTTATCATCAATTGTTGTTGTAATTGCTTCAGTAATCTTTTTAGTAAGTTATGCAATGTATGCTGAAGTGTTAAGGGAAAATATGTACCTTTCACGCACAGTTGAAGTAAGCGAAAATCAGAATGTGGTTGACAGCGGATTATATGGTGTTGTCCGTCATCCGATGTACACTTCCACGATATTTCTCTTTTTGTCAATGCCTCTGGTATTGGATTCATTCTTTTCATTTATAATCATGCTTATTTATCCGATAATAATCATTTTCAGGATAAAAAATGAGGAAAAGCTATTGGAAAGGGAACTGGATGGCTACAGTGAATATAAGAAAAAGGTAAGGTATAGGATTATACCGTTTATATTTTAA
- a CDS encoding putative zinc-binding protein, producing MKKYALAPCNGMSPNGLVCRVAVGDFKKENENAISLCMGSTSADIENKNTPMLKKYPIIAINGCGNKCVNTILENKGINVAKTINASDVLKSHNICATDPFRLDDEAEECVKIIKRELENIQEIKI from the coding sequence ATGAAAAAATATGCTCTAGCCCCCTGCAATGGCATGAGTCCCAACGGACTGGTATGCCGTGTTGCAGTCGGCGATTTTAAAAAAGAAAATGAAAATGCAATATCCCTTTGCATGGGCTCTACATCTGCAGATATTGAAAACAAAAACACACCGATGCTTAAAAAATACCCCATAATTGCCATTAACGGATGTGGAAATAAATGTGTAAATACTATTTTAGAAAATAAAGGCATTAATGTAGCTAAAACCATTAATGCTAGTGATGTTTTGAAAAGCCACAACATTTGCGCTACTGACCCCTTTAGACTAGATGATGAAGCTGAAGAATGTGTAAAAATAATTAAAAGAGAGTTAGAAAACATTCAAGAAATTAAAATATAA
- a CDS encoding C-GCAxxG-C-C family protein, whose product MNHIEKSLKLFESKFNCAQSVFASFSQELGLDEKQALKIGGCFGSGMRKGEVCGACTGALMVLGLKYGQCEINDRKSKLKSDELCVEFLEKFESINGSYICNEILGCDLKTEEGIKYAAENNLFTEVCPKMVESATSIVEEMIKE is encoded by the coding sequence ATGAATCATATAGAAAAATCACTGAAATTATTTGAATCAAAATTCAACTGTGCTCAATCAGTTTTTGCTAGTTTTTCTCAGGAATTGGGACTTGATGAAAAACAAGCTCTTAAAATTGGAGGGTGCTTTGGTAGTGGAATGCGAAAAGGTGAAGTTTGTGGAGCTTGTACAGGTGCATTAATGGTTTTAGGTTTGAAATACGGACAGTGTGAAATTAATGATAGGAAAAGCAAACTCAAATCAGACGAACTTTGCGTGGAATTCCTGGAAAAATTCGAATCAATAAATGGTTCCTATATCTGCAATGAAATATTGGGTTGTGATTTGAAAACTGAAGAGGGAATAAAATATGCTGCAGAGAATAATCTTTTTACGGAAGTATGTCCTAAAATGGTTGAATCCGCAACATCAATTGTTGAAGAAATGATTAAAGAATAA
- the thiD gene encoding bifunctional hydroxymethylpyrimidine kinase/phosphomethylpyrimidine kinase: protein MVVMSIAGVDPSAGAGVFADIKTFQALGVYGCGIITALTAQNPNKVFSISPVNEEHVCEQIDAVLDAYDVTYVKTGMLYSKQIIKLISEKIDEYDLKAVVDPVMVATSGGDLTKDNLANALNKYLLPKSILTTPNVEEAEKLTGLKISSKEDAVMATEKIPCNSLITGGHLDGINTMRIDGEITIEKQELLESDNLHGTGCNLSSAIVAYLEKGNDIKTSCIKSFDYVYEGIKNGDYGTLIAKL, encoded by the coding sequence ATGGTTGTAATGTCAATTGCGGGCGTTGACCCTTCAGCCGGAGCAGGAGTCTTTGCAGACATCAAAACCTTTCAGGCCCTTGGCGTTTACGGATGCGGCATAATAACCGCATTAACGGCACAAAATCCTAACAAAGTGTTTTCAATAAGTCCCGTTAATGAAGAGCATGTCTGCGAGCAGATTGATGCCGTATTGGATGCCTATGACGTTACATATGTCAAGACGGGAATGCTCTACTCCAAGCAAATCATCAAATTAATCTCTGAAAAGATAGATGAATACGATTTAAAGGCCGTTGTCGATCCAGTAATGGTTGCAACATCAGGAGGAGACTTGACAAAAGATAATTTAGCCAATGCATTGAATAAATACTTGCTTCCAAAATCCATTCTGACCACACCTAACGTTGAAGAAGCCGAAAAGCTGACAGGCTTGAAAATCAGCTCAAAGGAAGATGCAGTTATGGCAACCGAGAAAATACCGTGCAATTCACTGATAACCGGAGGACACCTGGACGGCATTAATACTATGAGAATTGACGGTGAAATCACAATAGAAAAGCAGGAACTTCTAGAAAGTGATAATCTCCACGGCACGGGATGCAATCTGTCATCTGCCATCGTGGCTTATCTGGAGAAAGGAAACGACATTAAGACGTCATGCATTAAATCCTTTGACTATGTCTATGAAGGCATTAAAAACGGCGATTACGGAACGTTAATCGCCAAATTATAG
- the cofC gene encoding 2-phospho-L-lactate guanylyltransferase, with product MDDIYAIIPVSKFKNAKTRLSPFLTEEEREKLLKAMLHDVTDTLKKHVDRIFIISRDEEVLSYAEKLNLDTILEEENSNLNKALTQAMKYCRGKARKIIIVPSDVPLIGKTNVQMLIDASKSLDFIIVPSKGGGTNMIIMKPLAIRTRFEGFSYKEHVTAAERKKLNPQVHDSFFMALDVNTAEDLGEIMIHGEKTHTRKYLKELKVTVEPSRGSERLEVTRG from the coding sequence ATGGATGACATTTACGCAATAATACCTGTCAGCAAATTTAAAAATGCAAAAACCCGATTATCTCCATTTTTAACGGAAGAGGAACGGGAAAAGCTTCTAAAAGCAATGCTTCATGACGTTACTGACACCCTAAAAAAGCATGTTGACAGGATATTCATCATAAGCAGGGACGAAGAGGTATTAAGCTACGCTGAAAAGCTGAACCTGGATACCATTTTGGAAGAGGAAAACTCCAATCTGAACAAGGCATTAACACAGGCAATGAAATACTGCAGGGGAAAGGCAAGAAAAATCATTATTGTCCCTTCAGACGTGCCGTTAATAGGAAAGACAAACGTTCAGATGCTCATTGACGCTTCCAAAAGCCTTGACTTTATCATAGTTCCGTCAAAGGGCGGTGGAACAAACATGATTATAATGAAGCCATTGGCAATACGCACAAGATTCGAAGGCTTCAGCTACAAGGAACACGTTACCGCTGCCGAAAGGAAAAAGTTGAATCCTCAGGTTCACGATTCCTTCTTTATGGCACTGGACGTCAATACCGCTGAAGATTTAGGGGAAATTATGATTCACGGAGAGAAAACCCACACCAGAAAGTATCTAAAGGAACTGAAGGTTACCGTTGAGCCTTCTCGTGGAAGCGAACGGCTGGAAGTTACAAGAGGCTAA
- the proS gene encoding proline--tRNA ligase: protein MVENFSEWFHDILEQANITDSRYPIKGMAIWMPYGFKIRKYMLERIKELLDKDHEEVLFPLLVPESELAKEGEHVKGFEEEVYWVTKGGKNDLNEKLALRPTSETAIYPMYALWIRSHIDLPIKYYQVVNTFRYETKHTRPLIRVREITTFKEAHTAHATKGESDEQIQDFIEIYKEFLDSFGIPYMISKRPSWDTFPGADYTMAFDTIMPDGKTLQIGTIHNLGQTFAKTFDITFEDKDGEHKYIYQTCAGLSDRVVASIIGIHGDEKGLRLPPLVSPNQVTIIPILFKKGKEEVMAKCLEIKEDLENAGLRVNIDDRDIRPGKKFFDWELKGTPLKLEIGPRDLENNITIAMRRDEGEKIELTLDDNLVDNVKDLLDKSYENLKKSAWDFQKEHVKFTEDINEIAELIEAGNVVAFNWCGDDECGKEIEEKTGYDILGIHEDAEEGAKCILSGDDAKYLALIAKTY, encoded by the coding sequence ATGGTGGAAAATTTTAGTGAATGGTTTCATGACATTTTAGAACAAGCGAATATAACTGATTCAAGATATCCAATCAAGGGAATGGCAATCTGGATGCCATACGGATTTAAAATAAGAAAATATATGCTTGAGCGAATCAAGGAGCTTCTGGATAAGGACCATGAGGAAGTCCTCTTCCCTTTGCTTGTGCCTGAAAGCGAACTTGCAAAGGAAGGAGAACACGTTAAAGGATTTGAAGAAGAAGTGTACTGGGTTACAAAAGGCGGTAAAAACGATTTGAATGAAAAACTGGCCTTAAGGCCTACCAGTGAAACCGCAATATATCCGATGTACGCTTTATGGATAAGATCACACATTGACCTGCCGATTAAGTATTATCAGGTAGTAAACACTTTCAGATACGAAACAAAGCACACCAGACCATTAATCCGTGTGCGTGAAATAACAACGTTCAAGGAAGCGCATACCGCCCACGCAACAAAGGGAGAGTCCGACGAACAGATTCAGGACTTCATTGAAATCTATAAGGAATTCTTAGACAGCTTTGGAATTCCATACATGATTTCCAAAAGGCCTTCATGGGACACTTTCCCCGGCGCTGACTATACAATGGCCTTTGATACGATAATGCCTGACGGAAAAACCCTTCAAATCGGTACTATACACAATCTGGGCCAGACTTTTGCAAAGACATTTGACATTACCTTTGAAGATAAGGACGGAGAGCACAAATACATTTATCAGACCTGCGCAGGATTGTCCGACCGCGTAGTAGCTTCAATAATTGGAATTCATGGTGATGAAAAAGGATTAAGGCTTCCACCGCTAGTTTCACCGAACCAAGTCACGATAATTCCAATCCTGTTTAAAAAAGGAAAAGAGGAAGTAATGGCAAAGTGTCTGGAAATCAAAGAGGATTTGGAAAATGCAGGATTGCGCGTCAACATCGATGACAGGGACATAAGACCGGGTAAAAAGTTCTTTGACTGGGAATTAAAAGGAACACCGTTGAAACTGGAAATCGGACCGAGAGACTTGGAAAACAACATCACAATAGCCATGAGGCGTGACGAAGGAGAAAAAATCGAATTAACTTTAGATGATAATCTGGTTGATAACGTCAAGGACTTGCTTGATAAAAGCTATGAAAACCTTAAAAAGAGTGCCTGGGACTTCCAGAAAGAACATGTCAAGTTTACAGAAGACATTAACGAAATAGCTGAATTGATTGAAGCCGGAAACGTCGTTGCGTTCAACTGGTGCGGTGACGACGAATGCGGAAAAGAAATCGAGGAAAAGACCGGCTATGACATACTGGGAATTCATGAGGACGCTGAAGAAGGCGCCAAATGCATACTCAGCGGAGATGATGCCAAATACCTTGCATTAATTGCCAAAACATACTAA
- a CDS encoding NAD(P)-dependent glycerol-1-phosphate dehydrogenase encodes MNHRKIQMPREVYIGPDVIHETAEIFESLHLSKKALIITGHHTYDAGAKYVIENLEENDYEVDLKIIDDATYENVDEVEEHIDCDTLVVGVGGGKVIDVAKYASFNKDVYFVSMPTAASHDGIVSPLASIKNPNRSTSVKANAPIALIGDSNIIADSPFRLLSAGCADLISNFTAVKDWQLAHRLKFVEYSESAASLSIMSAKLITNNIENIKPGLEESARIVMKSLFSSGTAISIAGSSRPASGSEHMFSHALDKILDKPKLHGEQCGVGSILMMALYGADWKFIRDCLKAVGAPINAKQLGISDDDVIEALVMANEIRPDRYTILGDNGISKDAAYELAHNTEVI; translated from the coding sequence ATGAATCATAGGAAAATACAGATGCCTCGTGAAGTTTATATCGGTCCGGATGTCATTCATGAGACAGCGGAAATTTTTGAAAGCCTTCATTTGTCAAAAAAGGCTTTGATAATCACCGGTCATCACACATACGATGCCGGGGCAAAATACGTAATTGAAAACCTTGAAGAAAACGACTATGAAGTCGATTTGAAAATAATCGATGATGCCACATACGAAAACGTTGATGAAGTTGAAGAGCACATTGACTGTGATACCCTCGTCGTCGGAGTAGGTGGAGGAAAGGTAATTGACGTTGCAAAGTACGCCTCATTCAACAAGGACGTTTATTTTGTTTCTATGCCGACTGCGGCTTCACACGACGGTATTGTATCTCCTTTAGCTTCAATTAAAAATCCCAACAGGTCAACTTCCGTTAAGGCAAATGCTCCTATAGCGCTTATCGGTGACAGCAACATCATTGCCGATTCACCGTTCAGGCTTTTGTCTGCAGGATGCGCCGATTTGATATCCAATTTCACTGCCGTTAAGGACTGGCAGCTTGCTCATAGATTGAAATTCGTTGAGTACAGCGAATCAGCGGCTTCACTTTCAATAATGTCTGCCAAGCTGATTACCAACAACATCGAAAACATCAAGCCTGGTCTTGAGGAAAGCGCCCGAATTGTCATGAAGTCACTTTTCAGCAGCGGAACGGCAATCAGCATTGCGGGCTCAAGCAGGCCGGCCAGCGGATCAGAGCATATGTTCTCACACGCTCTTGACAAGATTCTTGATAAGCCTAAGCTTCACGGCGAGCAGTGTGGTGTTGGATCAATACTGATGATGGCCCTTTACGGAGCGGACTGGAAATTCATAAGGGATTGTCTGAAGGCTGTTGGTGCACCAATTAATGCCAAGCAGTTGGGCATCAGCGATGATGACGTGATTGAAGCGCTGGTAATGGCAAATGAAATAAGGCCTGATAGATACACGATTTTAGGAGATAATGGAATTTCTAAAGATGCAGCTTATGAATTGGCTCATAATACAGAGGTGATTTAG
- a CDS encoding UPF0179 family protein, with protein sequence MITLIGKDLAKKGMEFVYFGPADECDDCRFKSSCVGSLEENRKYVITDVKDNEQKCPIHSENAVIPVEVERAEIDILTTSKNIFEGSTFTYNAPGCDENCEFHDLCFPDGLIENDKCIVLTNHGKHKGECKKGLRLNKLTLGFVI encoded by the coding sequence ATGATTACTTTAATTGGTAAGGATTTGGCTAAAAAAGGTATGGAATTTGTCTATTTCGGTCCGGCTGACGAATGCGACGACTGCAGATTCAAGTCATCATGTGTCGGCAGTCTGGAGGAAAATAGAAAATATGTAATTACTGACGTTAAAGACAATGAGCAGAAATGTCCGATACACTCCGAAAATGCTGTAATTCCAGTTGAAGTTGAAAGAGCCGAAATCGACATATTGACAACTTCTAAAAACATTTTTGAAGGCTCAACATTTACATATAATGCTCCCGGATGTGATGAAAATTGTGAATTCCATGATTTATGTTTCCCGGACGGTTTGATTGAAAATGACAAATGCATCGTTCTTACAAATCACGGCAAGCATAAGGGTGAATGCAAGAAGGGTCTCAGACTCAATAAGCTTACTTTAGGGTTTGTTATTTAG
- the rpiA gene encoding ribose-5-phosphate isomerase RpiA produces MKTASKNDSAKKNAGYKAAEYVEDGMVLGLGTGSTTHYFIEKVGMKMAEEGIKVQGIPTSFQSLLLAKKWNIPITTLEENDVDLSVDGADEVDGDFNLIKGGGAAHTKEKIVDYAAEKFIVIVDESKVVEKLGTFPVPVEVIPDASRIVIQTLEDMGAECEIRMAQRKDGPVITDNGNFVIDAKFAEIASPQHLEIDLNSIPGVVENGIFSQMVDKVIVGTSDGTKEL; encoded by the coding sequence ATGAAAACTGCTAGTAAAAATGATTCTGCTAAGAAAAATGCCGGATATAAGGCTGCCGAATATGTTGAAGATGGAATGGTTTTAGGATTGGGAACCGGTTCCACTACACATTACTTCATTGAAAAGGTTGGCATGAAGATGGCTGAAGAAGGAATTAAGGTACAAGGAATTCCAACTTCATTCCAGTCATTATTGCTTGCCAAAAAATGGAACATTCCAATAACCACTCTAGAGGAAAATGACGTTGACCTATCTGTTGACGGAGCCGATGAGGTTGACGGTGACTTTAATCTGATTAAAGGCGGCGGAGCGGCACATACTAAAGAAAAGATTGTGGATTATGCTGCAGAAAAGTTCATAGTAATCGTTGACGAATCCAAGGTAGTTGAAAAATTGGGTACTTTTCCAGTTCCTGTTGAAGTCATTCCCGACGCATCACGCATTGTAATCCAGACCCTTGAGGATATGGGAGCTGAATGTGAAATCAGAATGGCTCAAAGAAAGGACGGCCCTGTAATAACAGACAACGGCAATTTTGTAATCGATGCGAAATTTGCTGAAATAGCAAGTCCTCAGCACTTGGAAATTGACTTGAATTCAATTCCTGGCGTTGTGGAAAACGGAATATTTTCACAGATGGTGGATAAGGTTATTGTCGGAACTTCCGATGGTACAAAGGAATTATAA
- a CDS encoding right-handed parallel beta-helix repeat-containing protein: protein MGSSTVFAEDISQNIDSQDTVIAISENNDIISASEQTISAGSNSTTIQNVINGMSDGDTLNFETGTYTDICIYIDKSITINGNGATLTGYSSAGVNNTNIPAKVRATTAEGGYAVTNFATLYLLNSSDITMSGLTIVGLDKAVYSNAALYIGQVKNVLIDNNTIEGSSWGIYMTSSPDGTIANNLIQNQATTGFLNFGSPRTLVENNTVINAVNHGIDVRHGTGPNVQVINNTVIGSKEGIYLMHSKGHTATLNTLINCTISSISCYGSSDVSIYGNTMKKSRIGVLLGGGYSNIEIGENTFQLDNLPFPPTFVYYVATAQSDYQSATNDIGVYTDPGEYSNETNIPTPKDISVDYDTILAPTGTTYEVPEGASSTEIQTILDSMADGDTLKFAENAVYEDICIYTDKNIKILGNGATLIGYDSLNATNVPEKVRNQSADGGYAVVYYAVLYSLNNTNAVISDLHILSRFPGYNPTKVNANTEEYKTAGIFTDQSKNLTITGCDIEGASFGLFLQYSGNSVITNNNIHDQYTNGMINFGCPNNIIANNTITNVVNHGIDVRHGTGPNVIVFNNTINGAKEGIYLMHSKGHMVYNNTIQNAKIASITAYGSGNEYIFNNTMTGSRIALLLGGGYYNVTIGENSYRLDTLPFPPTFATFIAFADAQYQDAEKVQGVYSDGGYLAPATIIASDLITNTTEFEYSAILKDNGGKEQANETMTFTVNGDVYTAVTDANGTATVTMILPNGEFLVLVDFAGNDKLSKKTEQAFITVNSTKAVELEAPEIEMYYKNGTKFAVTLTVNGTGLANQNVIITLNGVNNTRTTDENGTIKMSINLNSGEYDVVVYYDGNETYDPAKINSKITVLSTVSGTDVVKVFRNGTQYYATFVDGQGNPLANGTAVKFNINGVMYTRYINGNEGKARLNINLPQGEYIITAINPVNDEMATNNITVLPNIVENNDLVKYYKNDSQYYVTLIGDDGNPVGANETVTFNINGVMYERKTNENGTARLNINLQPGEYIITAMYKECNVANNITVLPVLSAENVTMTYKDGTQFKANLVDGQGNLYANETVEFNINGVFYQRTTDVNGTARLNINLMPGEYIITSSYNGTNIANTIKINEQ, encoded by the coding sequence ATGGGTTCAAGTACAGTATTTGCTGAAGATATATCACAAAATATTGATTCACAAGATACTGTAATTGCCATAAGCGAAAATAACGATATTATTAGTGCTTCAGAACAGACAATAAGTGCTGGTTCCAACAGTACGACCATTCAAAATGTAATCAATGGCATGTCTGACGGAGACACGTTAAACTTTGAAACCGGAACATATACAGACATCTGTATATATATTGACAAAAGCATTACAATCAACGGAAACGGCGCAACATTAACTGGATATTCTTCCGCCGGTGTTAACAACACCAACATCCCTGCAAAAGTCAGGGCAACTACAGCTGAAGGAGGATATGCGGTTACTAACTTTGCAACGTTATATTTATTAAATTCAAGTGACATTACAATGAGCGGACTGACAATTGTCGGTCTGGACAAAGCAGTATACTCCAATGCAGCATTATACATCGGTCAGGTTAAAAACGTCTTGATTGACAACAACACGATTGAAGGCTCTTCATGGGGTATCTACATGACCAGTTCCCCTGACGGAACTATCGCAAACAACCTGATTCAAAACCAGGCAACTACCGGATTTTTAAACTTCGGATCTCCAAGAACCCTGGTTGAAAACAACACCGTAATCAATGCCGTTAATCACGGTATTGACGTAAGGCACGGAACCGGACCAAACGTACAGGTTATCAATAACACAGTCATAGGTTCAAAAGAAGGTATTTACCTTATGCACTCCAAAGGCCATACCGCAACATTAAACACTCTCATTAACTGTACAATCAGTTCCATTTCATGTTACGGTTCATCAGATGTTAGCATATATGGCAACACCATGAAAAAATCAAGAATCGGCGTATTATTAGGTGGAGGATACTCCAACATTGAAATTGGAGAAAATACTTTCCAACTGGATAATTTACCTTTCCCTCCAACTTTCGTATATTACGTTGCAACTGCACAATCAGATTATCAAAGTGCAACTAACGACATCGGTGTTTACACTGACCCTGGCGAATACTCAAACGAAACAAACATTCCAACCCCTAAAGACATTTCAGTCGATTATGACACCATCTTAGCCCCAACAGGCACTACCTATGAAGTTCCTGAAGGCGCAAGCTCAACCGAAATCCAAACTATACTCGATTCAATGGCTGATGGAGACACCTTAAAATTCGCTGAAAATGCAGTTTACGAAGACATCTGTATTTACACTGACAAAAACATTAAAATTTTAGGTAACGGCGCAACCTTAATCGGATATGATTCCCTTAACGCTACCAACGTTCCTGAAAAAGTAAGAAACCAAAGCGCTGACGGCGGATATGCTGTCGTTTACTATGCAGTATTATACTCATTAAACAATACAAACGCAGTAATCTCTGACTTGCACATTCTCAGCAGATTCCCCGGATACAATCCAACTAAAGTAAACGCCAACACTGAAGAATACAAAACCGCAGGAATCTTTACCGACCAAAGCAAGAACTTAACTATTACAGGATGTGACATTGAAGGCGCTTCATTCGGTTTATTCCTCCAATACTCAGGTAATTCAGTCATTACAAACAACAACATCCACGACCAGTACACAAACGGTATGATTAACTTCGGATGTCCAAATAACATCATTGCAAACAACACAATTACCAATGTAGTAAATCACGGTATTGACGTAAGGCACGGAACCGGCCCTAACGTAATCGTGTTCAACAACACAATAAACGGAGCAAAAGAAGGAATTTATCTTATGCACTCCAAAGGACACATGGTTTACAACAACACTATCCAAAACGCTAAAATCGCATCAATTACCGCATACGGATCAGGAAACGAATACATATTCAACAACACCATGACCGGAAGCAGAATCGCATTATTATTAGGTGGAGGATACTACAACGTAACTATCGGTGAAAACAGCTACCGCTTAGACACCTTACCTTTCCCACCAACATTCGCAACATTCATTGCATTTGCTGACGCACAATATCAGGATGCTGAAAAGGTACAGGGCGTATACAGTGACGGAGGATACTTAGCTCCTGCAACCATTATTGCAAGCGATTTAATCACCAATACCACCGAATTTGAATACAGCGCAATCCTAAAAGACAACGGCGGTAAAGAACAGGCAAATGAAACCATGACTTTCACAGTTAACGGCGATGTCTACACTGCAGTTACCGATGCAAACGGAACAGCAACCGTAACCATGATTTTACCAAACGGTGAATTCCTCGTTCTTGTGGACTTTGCAGGAAACGATAAATTAAGCAAAAAAACCGAACAGGCATTCATTACAGTAAACAGTACCAAAGCTGTTGAATTAGAAGCTCCTGAAATTGAAATGTATTACAAAAACGGTACCAAATTCGCTGTCACATTAACCGTTAACGGAACCGGATTAGCTAACCAAAACGTTATCATAACCCTTAACGGAGTAAACAATACCCGTACAACAGATGAAAACGGTACCATCAAAATGAGCATTAACTTAAACAGTGGAGAATATGACGTAGTAGTTTATTATGACGGCAATGAAACCTACGATCCTGCCAAAATCAACTCAAAAATTACCGTATTGTCAACTGTCAGCGGTACCGACGTTGTAAAGGTATTCAGAAACGGAACCCAATACTACGCTACATTCGTTGACGGCCAAGGTAATCCATTGGCTAATGGAACTGCTGTAAAATTCAACATCAACGGTGTAATGTACACAAGATACATTAACGGCAACGAAGGTAAAGCAAGATTAAACATCAACTTGCCTCAAGGCGAATACATCATTACCGCAATCAACCCGGTCAATGATGAAATGGCTACCAACAACATTACCGTTCTTCCAAACATCGTTGAAAATAATGATTTGGTAAAATACTACAAAAACGATTCCCAATACTACGTAACCCTTATCGGTGACGACGGTAACCCTGTAGGCGCTAACGAAACCGTTACTTTCAACATCAACGGTGTAATGTATGAAAGAAAAACCAATGAAAACGGTACTGCAAGATTAAACATCAACCTGCAGCCTGGCGAATACATAATCACCGCAATGTATAAGGAATGTAACGTGGCAAACAACATTACCGTATTGCCAGTATTATCCGCTGAAAACGTTACTATGACCTACAAAGACGGAACACAGTTTAAAGCCAATTTGGTTGATGGACAGGGCAATCTTTATGCAAACGAGACCGTTGAATTCAACATCAACGGCGTATTCTACCAAAGGACAACCGATGTAAACGGTACTGCCCGTTTGAACATTAATTTAATGCCTGGAGAATACATTATAACCTCCAGCTATAATGGAACAAACATCGCAAATACCATCAAAATTAATGAACAGTAA